A part of Rhipicephalus microplus isolate Deutch F79 chromosome 8, USDA_Rmic, whole genome shotgun sequence genomic DNA contains:
- the LOC119165865 gene encoding uncharacterized protein LOC119165865 isoform X1: protein MHIPPANILLALGVAFLSSPFNQRSTYVLSTTARPVSTPRKDPLYQFRRSLGGPRPVMRRTPLPTIYETAHLRMEMDGRAAVIINPDIAGRGPRPNTPLAFHRGYGPAYRGGVPAHRAPERVGGIPGLLNQIQQGLRQLNFGG from the exons ATGCATATTCCTCCTGCAAATATTTTATTGGCGCTTGGCGTAGCTTTTCTTTCCTCGCCATTCAACCAAAGGTCAACGTACGTGCTTTCAACAACTGCCAGACCGG TTTCCACACCACGAAAAGACCCGCTTTATCAATTTCGGCGAAGCTTAGGAGGCCCAAGACCAGTGATGAGGCGTACACCTCTTCCTACAATATATGAAACGG CACATCTTCGGATGGAGATGGATGGAAGGGCTGCAGTGATAATCAACCCTGATATTGCTGGAAGGGGACCCCGTCCTAATACTCCTTTGGCTTTTCACA GAGGCTATGGGCCCGCTTATAGAGGAGGTGTGCCTGCGCACCGCGCACCAGAACGCGTTGGCG GAATACCTGGTCTTCTTAATCAAATACAGCAAGGGCTAAGGCAGTTAAATTTTGGCGGATAA
- the LOC119165865 gene encoding uncharacterized protein LOC119165865 isoform X2: MRRTPLPTIYETAHLRMEMDGRAAVIINPDIAGRGPRPNTPLAFHRGYGPAYRGGVPAHRAPERVGGIPGLLNQIQQGLRQLNFGG, encoded by the exons ATGAGGCGTACACCTCTTCCTACAATATATGAAACGG CACATCTTCGGATGGAGATGGATGGAAGGGCTGCAGTGATAATCAACCCTGATATTGCTGGAAGGGGACCCCGTCCTAATACTCCTTTGGCTTTTCACA GAGGCTATGGGCCCGCTTATAGAGGAGGTGTGCCTGCGCACCGCGCACCAGAACGCGTTGGCG GAATACCTGGTCTTCTTAATCAAATACAGCAAGGGCTAAGGCAGTTAAATTTTGGCGGATAA